Proteins found in one Labrus bergylta chromosome 8, fLabBer1.1, whole genome shotgun sequence genomic segment:
- the LOC109996297 gene encoding trypsin-2, which yields MIGLIVLALLGAAAAAPTDDRIVGGYECAKHGQPWQVSINIGYHYCGGSLINDQWIISAAHCWQNPYTQIAVLGDHHIWVNEGTEQYMSVDAIYWHESYDYKTLDFDIMLMKLSHKATLNQYVKPVALPTACPTAGDMCTVSGWGNIYSDEVFNPFNLQCVRVPIMSDKDCEGSYPGKITDRMVCAGYLEGGKDACQGDSGGPLVCNEVLHGIVSWGQGCALPNYPGVYTKVCSLMPWINDTLTRYS from the exons ATGATTGGCCTGATTGTTCTCGCACTCTTGGGTGCTGCAG CTGCAGCCCCTACAGATGACAGGATTGTGGGTGGCTACGAGTGTGCAAAACATGGTCAACCCTGGCAGGTGTCTATCAATATTGGCTACCACTACTGTGGTGGCTCCCTCATCAACGACCAGTGGATCATCTCTGCTGCCCACTGCTGGCAGAA CCCCTACACACAGATTGCTGTCTTGGGTGATCACCACATCTGGGTGAATGAGGGCACAGAGCAGTACATGTCTGTCGATGCCATCTACTGGCATGAGAGTTACGACTACAAGACCCTGGACTTCGACATCATGCTGATGAAGCTGTCCCATAAAGCCACACTGAACCAATACGTCAAACCTGTCGCCCTGCCCACTGCCTGCCCCACAGCTGGGGACATGTGTACGGTGTCCGGATGGGGGAACATCTACTCAGATGAAG TGTTCAACCCGTTCaaccttcagtgtgtgagagTCCCCATCATGTCTGACAAAGACTGTGAAGGTTCCTATCCTGGCAAGATCACTGACCGCATGGTGTGTGCCGGATACCTGGAGGGAGGCAAAGATGCTTGTCAG GGTGACTCTGGTGGTCCTTTGGTGTGTAATGAGGTGCTGCATGGTATTGTCTCTTGGGGGCAGGGCTGCGCTCTGCCCAACTACCCGGGCGTTTACACCAAAGTCTGCTCTCTGATGCCCTGGATCAACGATACTCTTACCAGATACAGCTAG
- the LOC109996296 gene encoding trypsin: MSTVGLLGYKYEPGSVQVSSEHSPDNMTLLALLLMVGAAAAVPREDGRIIGGQECEPHSRPFMASLNYGYHFCGGVLINKQWVLSVAHCWYNPYAMQIMLGEHDLRTFEGTEQLMKTETIIWHPSYDYQTLDYDIMLIKLFHPVEVTEAVAPIPLPTGCPMGGLPCSVSGWGNTAMDGEEVNMPFHLQCLDVPAVDDAVCENAYPGMITSRMFCAGYMDGGRDACNGDSGSPLVCLGEVFGLVSWGQGCAQPNYPGVYVKVCEFLYWIEDVLADNP; the protein is encoded by the exons ATGAGCACAGTGGGGCTGCTGGGATATAAATACGAGCCGGGGAGTGTACAGGTGTCTTCTGAGCATTCACCTGACAACATGACACTGCTCGCTCTACTGCTGATGGTTGGAGCTGCTG cggCAGTTCCCCGCGAAGATGGCAGGATCATTGGCGGACAGGAGTGTGAGCCGCACTCCCGTCCTTTCATGGCCTCCCTAAACTATGGTTACCACTTCTGTGGTGGGGTGCTCATCAACAAGCAGTGGGTGCTCTCTGTTGCCCACTGCTGGTACAA TCCCTACGCAATGCAGATCATGCTGGGAGAACACGATCTGCGAACCTTTGAGGGCACAGAGCAGCTCATgaagacagaaaccatcatcTGGCACCCTAG TTATGACTATCAGACGCTGGATTACGACATTATGCTTATCAAGCTCTTCCACCCGGTGGAGGTGACCGAGGCAGTCGCACCCATTCCCCTGCCCACAGGCTGCCCAATGGGTGGgctcccctgctctgtgtccgGCTGGGGAAACACGGCCATGGATGGCGAGGAAG tgAACATGCCGTTCCATCTGCAGTGTCTGGATGTGCCTGCGGTGGATGACGCGGTCTGTGAGAATGCCTATCCTGGTATGATTACAAGCAGGATGTTTTGTGCTGGATACATGGACGGAGGCAGAGATGCATGCAAT GGTGACTCTGGCAGCCCTCTGGTGTGTCTTGGAGAGGTCTTTGGCCTGGTGTCATGGGGTCAGGGATGTGCCCAGCCCAACTACCCTGGAGTCTACGTCAAAGTGTGCGAGTTCTTGTACTGGATTGAAGACGTCCTGGCTGACAACCCCTAA